In a single window of the Streptomyces sp. HUAS ZL42 genome:
- a CDS encoding ArsR/SmtB family transcription factor — MMTSVDTDLIRVLADPLRLRIVTLLAKEMLCTTHLVEETGARQTNLSNHLRVLREAGVVETEPCGRFTYYRLKPDVIASLAGQFTDLAESARTAAENKRACP, encoded by the coding sequence ATGATGACGTCAGTCGATACTGACCTGATCCGGGTCCTGGCCGACCCGCTCAGGCTCCGGATCGTGACCTTGCTCGCCAAGGAGATGCTGTGCACCACCCACCTCGTGGAGGAGACCGGTGCCCGGCAGACCAACCTCTCCAACCACCTGAGAGTGCTGCGCGAGGCCGGGGTCGTCGAGACGGAGCCGTGCGGCCGGTTCACGTACTACCGGCTCAAGCCCGACGTCATCGCCTCGCTCGCCGGTCAGTTCACCGACCTGGCCGAGTCCGCTCGCACCGCCGCCGAGAACAAGAGGGCCTGCCCATGA
- a CDS encoding aquaporin produces MTPAEAASTAESATHAAEPESVGPAPGATPPRNPLVARAAAELMGTALLVAVVVGSGIQATELTKDVGLQLLANSTATVFGLGILILLLGPVSGAHFNPAVTLAEWWTARRGGAGVTLREAAVYVPAQIVGAVAGAILADAMFGEPLVKWSTHDRSAGHLLLGEIVATAGLILLIFGLARADRLQFAPVAVASYIGAAYWFTSSTSFANPAVTIGRAFTDTFAGIAPGSVLGFIGMQLVGSVVGLALVALIFMPGRSAE; encoded by the coding sequence ATGACCCCCGCCGAAGCCGCCTCGACCGCGGAGTCTGCGACACACGCCGCCGAACCCGAGTCCGTCGGGCCCGCCCCCGGGGCCACCCCGCCGCGTAACCCCCTGGTCGCCCGGGCCGCCGCCGAACTCATGGGCACGGCGCTGCTGGTGGCGGTCGTGGTCGGCTCCGGCATCCAGGCCACCGAACTGACCAAGGACGTCGGCCTGCAACTGCTGGCCAACTCCACGGCCACCGTCTTCGGCCTCGGCATCCTGATCCTTCTGCTCGGCCCGGTCTCCGGCGCGCACTTCAACCCCGCCGTCACCCTGGCCGAGTGGTGGACCGCCCGCCGCGGCGGCGCCGGGGTCACCCTGCGCGAGGCGGCTGTGTACGTGCCCGCGCAGATCGTGGGCGCTGTCGCAGGCGCGATCCTGGCCGACGCGATGTTCGGCGAACCGCTCGTGAAGTGGTCCACGCACGACCGCTCGGCCGGGCACCTGCTCCTGGGCGAGATCGTCGCGACCGCAGGCCTGATCCTGCTGATCTTCGGCCTCGCCCGCGCCGACCGGCTGCAGTTCGCGCCCGTGGCCGTCGCCTCCTACATCGGCGCCGCCTACTGGTTCACGTCCTCGACGTCGTTCGCCAACCCGGCGGTGACCATCGGCCGTGCCTTCACCGACACCTTCGCGGGCATCGCGCCCGGCTCGGTCCTGGGCTTCATCGGCATGCAACTCGTCGGTTCGGTCGTCGGATTGGCCCTGGTGGCGCTCATCTTCATGCCCGGACGATCGGCCGAATGA